The region TCCGGCGACTTCGGTCGGCTGGCACTACTGGGAAACCAGTTCCTGATAATTCTTCAAAACAAATGCCCCGGTAACCATTTCTCTGGTTACCGGGGCATTTACTTTTACCCGATCACTTCTGGCTGTCGGTTCCCGACTCCTCCGACGAGTCCGACTCGTCGACCGCGACCGTTTCGGAGGCCTCCTCGGCGGTGGCGGCCTCCTCGGTGGCGGCCTCCTCCGTGGCGGCCTCCTCCGTGGCGGCCTCCTCCGTGGCGGCCTCCTCCGTGGTGGCCTCCTCGCCAGGCTCGGTGGTCGTCTCCGCGGCGGGCTCCGGAGTCTCCTCCGTGGTTTCCAGTTCCGCGGCCACCGCAGCCGACGTCTCCGCCGACTCCGCCAGCACCTCGTCGGCCACGAGCGCCGCGGCCTCCTTCGCCACGGACAGCAGCACCGTGTCCTGCGGCGCCTGGTCCTCGAAGTTCTCCGGGTGGTGGCAGGCGACCTGCTGGCCGGGCTTCAGCTCCAGGAGCGGCGGCTCGGTCGTCTTGCAGATCTCCGTGGCCTTCCAGCACCGCGTGTGGAAGCGGCAGCCGCTCGGCGGCGCGATCGGCGAGGGCACGTCGCCCTTGAGCAGGATGCGCTCGCTCTTCACGTTCCGGCGCTTGGGGTCCGGGATCGGCACCGCGGACATCAGCGCCTTGGTGTACGGGTGCATCGGCGCCTTGTAGAGCGAGTCGCGGTCGGCGAGCTCCACGATCTTGCCGAGGTACATCACCGCGATCCGGTCCGAGACGTGCCGGACCACCGACAGGTCGTGCGCGATGATCACGTACGTGAGGCCGAGCTCCTGCTGCAGGTCGTCGAGAAGGTTGACGACCTGCGCCTGGATCGACACGTCGAGCGCCGAGACCGGCTCGTCCGCCACGACCAGCTTCGGGTTGAGCGCGAGCGCGCGGGCGATGCCGATGCGCTGGCGCTGGCCGCCGGAGAACTCGTGCGGATAGCGGTTGTAGTGCTCGGGGTTGAGGCCGACGACCGACAGCAGTCGCTGGACCTCCTTCTTGACACCGCCCTCGGGGGTCACGCCCTGCAGCTTGAACGGGGCACTGATGATCGTGCCGACCGTGTGGCGGGGGTTGAGTGACGAGTACGGGTCCTGGAAGATCATCTGGACGTCACGGCGCATCGGACGCATACCGCTCACACCGAGGTGCGTGATGTCCTTGCCCTGGAACTCGACCGTGCCCGCGGTCGGTTCGAGCAGCCGCGTGATGAGCCGGCCCATCGTGGACTTGCCGCAGCCGGACTCGCCCACGACGCCCAGGGTCTCCCCGGAGCGCACCTCGAAGTCGAGGCCGTCGACGGCGCGCACGGCACCGACCTGACGCTGCAGCAGGCCCTTCCGGATGGGGAAGTGCTTCTGCAGTCCGGTCACCTTCAGCAGGACGTCACCGGGAGCGGCGTCCTTGGTGAGGGTGGCGCCGCCTTCGTCCTGTGCCTGTGCGGGAATGGTCACTTCCGCGTCCTTGGCTTTCTCGCTCACAGCTTCGGCGCAATCTCTTCGATCCAGATGCGTTCCCGCTGCTCCTGGGTCATGTGGCAGGCGGCCCAGTGCCGTCCGCCGACCTCGGTCAGCTCGGGGCGGACCGTGCGGGTCACGTTGTCCTTGGGAACGTCCGCGTACGGGCAGCGCGGGTTGAAGGCGCAGCCGGACGGGAGGTTGATCAGCGAGGGCGGGGAGCCCTTGACGGGGATGAGGCGTTCGGTCTGCTCACGGTCCAGGCGCGGCATCGAGCCGAGCAGCCCCCAGGTGTAGGGGTGCCGGGGCTCGTAGAACACCTTCTCGGCCGGACCGCGCTCGATGCAACGGCCGCCGTACATCACCAGGATGTCGTCGGAGAGCTCCGCGACGACGCCCAGGTCGTGGGTGATGATGATGACCGCGGAGCCGAACTCCTTCTGCAGGTCCCGCATCAGGTCGAGGATCTGCGCCTGGACGGTCACGTCCAGGGCGGTCGTCGGCTCGTCCGCGATGAGCAGCTCGGGGTTGTTGACCAGCGACATCGCGATCATCGCGCGCTGGCGCATACCGCCGGAGAACTCGTGCGGGTAGCTGTCGACGCGCTTGTCCGGCTGCGGGATGCCCACCCGGTCGAGCATCTCGACCGCGCGGCGCTTCGCCGTCTTCTTGTCCACGTTGTTGTGGATGCGGTACGCCTCCACGATCTGCTGACCGATCGTGTAGTACGGGTGCAGCGCGGACAGCGGATCCTGGAAGATCATCGCCATCTCGCGGCCGCGCAGTTTGCGTACGTAGTCCGGGTCGGCGGACAGCAGTTCGGTGCCGTTCAGCCAGATCTCGCCGGAGATCTGCGCCTTGCGCTTGCCGTACTGGCCGGCCGTGTGCAGGCCCATGATGCCGAGCGAGGTCACCGACTTGCCGGAGCCGGACTCGCCCACGATCCCGAGGGTCTTGCCCTTCTCCAGCTGGAAGCTGAGCCCGTCGACGGACTTGACCAGGCCGTCGTCGGTCGGGAAGTGCACCTTCAGGTCGCGTACTTCGAGGAAGGCGGAGGGTGCGGGCGAGTCCTTGACGGGCTCGGCCACCGCTCCGCTCTTGCTGAGTTCGGTCATGAGAGCCTCACTCGGGGGTCGATCACGGCGTACAGGACGTCCACCACGAGGTTGGCGATCAGCACCGCGAGAGAAGTGATCAGGGTGACGCCCAGGATGATGGGCAGGTCCTGGTTCCGGATGGCGTCGAGCACCGCGCGGCCGAGGCCGGGCAGGTTGAACGTCGACTCCGTCAGGATGGCGCCGCCGATGAGGGCGCCGAGGTCCATGCCCAGCATGGTGAGGATGGGGGTCATCGTGGAGCGCATGGCGTGCTTGCCGATGACGACCTGCTCCTTGAGGCCCTTGGCGCGTGCCGTGCGGATGTAGTCCTCGCCGAGGATCTCCAGCATGGTGGCGCGGGTGATCCGGGCGTACATCGCCGCGTAGAGGAACGCGAGGGTGATCCAGGGCAGGATCATGCCGCCGAACCAGCCGCTGATGCTCTGGTCGAAGGGCACGTACTGCGCGTTGATCCATTTCAGGCCGAAGGCGAAGATCGCCAGGCTGAGCAGACCGGTGAAGTAGATGGGGAGGGAGACGCCCGCCAGGGCGACGACCATCGCGCCACGGTCCCAGATGCTGCCCCGCTTGAGCGCGGAGAGCACACCGGCCGCGACACCGAAGACCAGCCACAGCACGGCGGCACCGAGCGCGAGCCCCAGGGTCACCGGGAAGCGGTCGGTGAGCACCGGCCAGACGGCCTGCTCGCTGCGGAAGGAATAGCCGAAGCAGGGCGCCGCGCAGTGCGTGACGTCGCCACCGCCCGAGTAGGTGCGGCCGGCGAAGATGCCCTTGAAGAACTCCCAGACCTGGGAGTAGATCGGGTCGCTCAGGCCCAGCTTCTGCCGTACGGCCTCGACGGCTGCCGGGTCGGCCTGCTTGCCCACGAAGCTCGAGGCGATGTCGACGCCCGCCCACTTGGGGACGAGGAAGAAGATGCCGAAGACCACCATGACGATGACCACGAGCATCACTGCGGCGGCGAACAGCCGCCTGATGAGGTAAGCGAGCACAGCTTACGGCCCGCCGCGGGGCCGCGGGCCACCGGAGGTCATCCGATGGCCCGCGACCACGCCGCGCCGGCCTTCACCTGCCTTTCGTGCCTGTACGGCGGGTGTGCCGGTTTACTTCTTCGGGTTCTTCAGGCCGAGGTTGACGAAGTCGTACGTACCGCTGTAGTTGTCCGTCGTGTAGACGTTCGCGAGGTTGTCGCTGCGCCAGTTGATGAACTTCTCGAAGGTGAAGGGCAGGTAGTACGCGCCCTCCATGACCTTGTGGTTGATCTCGGTCGAGATCTTGGTCTTGCCCGCCTCGTCCAGCGTGGTGACGTACTGGTCGAACAGACCGTCGATGGTCTTGTCGTTGATCAGGGAGAAGTTGTTGTTACCGCTCGGCGCGATGTACTTGCTGTCCCACAGCGGCAGACCGAAGCCCTGGACGGTCGGGAAGTCCGGACCCCAGCCCATGATGATGATGCCGTAGCCCTTCTTCTTCACGTTCGAAGGGCTGCCGATGATGCCGGTGGTCTGCGAACCGTCGAACTGGTCGATCTGCGCGTTGATGCCGATCTTCTTCAGCGACGCCTGGAGCGACTGGGCCGTGGCGACCTCGACCGGCTTGTTGTTGCGCACCGCGATGGTGGTGGAGAAGCCGTTCGGCTTGCCGCACGCCTTCAGCGCCGCCTTGGCCTTCTCGACGTTGCCGTTCTTGTCGGCACCGGAGATGCCGTACGGGTCGTACTTCTGGCCCTCGGCGCCCGGGACGGACGGCGGGAGCATGTTGGTGCCGATGTCACCACCGGCGATCGGGCCACCGCGCGCGGTCTGCAGCGAGACGTGGTCCGCGCCGAGGATCACGGCCTTGCGGCACTCGACGTTGTCGAACGGCTTCACGCTCTGCGGGAAGGCCGCGTACCGGATGTAACCCGAGATCGGGTTGTCCAGGTTGGCCTTGTGCTCCTTCAGGGCGGTGGTGCGGCCCTGCGGGGACATGCCGGTCTGGTTGATGTCCAGGTCCAGGTCACCGTTGAGCAGGCGCTGGTCCAGCTGGTTGGCGTCCGAGTAGAACTGGACGGTGATCTTGTCCGGGTACGCCTTGCGGATCGGGTCCGAGGACTGCTTCCAGTTCGTGTTGCGCACCAGCGTCAGGCTCTTGCCCGGGCTGTACGAGTCGAACTTGTACGGGCCGGAGGAGAACGGCTTCAGGCCGTACTTGGACTTGGTGTCCATGTCCTGGCGGACCGGGGAGGCCGAGACCAGACCCAGCACCTCCTGGAAGTCCGAGTTGGCCTTGGGGAGGTGGAAGACGATCGTCTTGTCGTCCGGCGTGGTGATGGCCTTCAGGCCCAGCTTGTCCTTGGACGTGTCCTTGTAGGGACCCTTGTACTCGCCCTTGGGGTCCAGGAAGTCCTTGAGGTACGTCGGACCGCCGGACAGCACGTCCTGCGCCCACACGCGCTCGATGCCGTACTTCACGTCCTTGGACGTGATCGCCTTGCCGTCCTCCCACGTGACGCCGTCACGCAGGGTGTACGTGTAGGTCTTGCCGTCGTCCGTGACCTTCGCGAGACCCGTGGCGAGGTCCGGGGTGAGCTCGGCGCCCGCCTTGCCCGGCTCCGTCTTGCCCGTGACCAGCTGGCGGCTGTAGTAGCGCGCGAAGTCCCACATGAAGCCGTAGTAGCCACGCGTGGTGTCCCACGAGTCGGCGTCCTGGGCACCGCCGAACCGCAGCGTGCCGCCCTTCTTGACCAGGGAGGCCTGGGCGACCTTGTTGTTGGCGGCGTCGAAGCCGGCGGCGCCGGTCTTCGAACCGT is a window of Streptomyces mirabilis DNA encoding:
- a CDS encoding ABC transporter ATP-binding protein; its protein translation is MTIPAQAQDEGGATLTKDAAPGDVLLKVTGLQKHFPIRKGLLQRQVGAVRAVDGLDFEVRSGETLGVVGESGCGKSTMGRLITRLLEPTAGTVEFQGKDITHLGVSGMRPMRRDVQMIFQDPYSSLNPRHTVGTIISAPFKLQGVTPEGGVKKEVQRLLSVVGLNPEHYNRYPHEFSGGQRQRIGIARALALNPKLVVADEPVSALDVSIQAQVVNLLDDLQQELGLTYVIIAHDLSVVRHVSDRIAVMYLGKIVELADRDSLYKAPMHPYTKALMSAVPIPDPKRRNVKSERILLKGDVPSPIAPPSGCRFHTRCWKATEICKTTEPPLLELKPGQQVACHHPENFEDQAPQDTVLLSVAKEAAALVADEVLAESAETSAAVAAELETTEETPEPAAETTTEPGEEATTEEAATEEAATEEAATEEAATEEAATAEEASETVAVDESDSSEESGTDSQK
- a CDS encoding ABC transporter ATP-binding protein; its protein translation is MTELSKSGAVAEPVKDSPAPSAFLEVRDLKVHFPTDDGLVKSVDGLSFQLEKGKTLGIVGESGSGKSVTSLGIMGLHTAGQYGKRKAQISGEIWLNGTELLSADPDYVRKLRGREMAMIFQDPLSALHPYYTIGQQIVEAYRIHNNVDKKTAKRRAVEMLDRVGIPQPDKRVDSYPHEFSGGMRQRAMIAMSLVNNPELLIADEPTTALDVTVQAQILDLMRDLQKEFGSAVIIITHDLGVVAELSDDILVMYGGRCIERGPAEKVFYEPRHPYTWGLLGSMPRLDREQTERLIPVKGSPPSLINLPSGCAFNPRCPYADVPKDNVTRTVRPELTEVGGRHWAACHMTQEQRERIWIEEIAPKL
- a CDS encoding ABC transporter permease, yielding MLAYLIRRLFAAAVMLVVIVMVVFGIFFLVPKWAGVDIASSFVGKQADPAAVEAVRQKLGLSDPIYSQVWEFFKGIFAGRTYSGGGDVTHCAAPCFGYSFRSEQAVWPVLTDRFPVTLGLALGAAVLWLVFGVAAGVLSALKRGSIWDRGAMVVALAGVSLPIYFTGLLSLAIFAFGLKWINAQYVPFDQSISGWFGGMILPWITLAFLYAAMYARITRATMLEILGEDYIRTARAKGLKEQVVIGKHAMRSTMTPILTMLGMDLGALIGGAILTESTFNLPGLGRAVLDAIRNQDLPIILGVTLITSLAVLIANLVVDVLYAVIDPRVRLS
- a CDS encoding ABC transporter substrate-binding protein — its product is MTTQRTSGRRKQAFAAAAAVAALLTTAACGGGSDDNNGSKTGAAGFDAANNKVAQASLVKKGGTLRFGGAQDADSWDTTRGYYGFMWDFARYYSRQLVTGKTEPGKAGAELTPDLATGLAKVTDDGKTYTYTLRDGVTWEDGKAITSKDVKYGIERVWAQDVLSGGPTYLKDFLDPKGEYKGPYKDTSKDKLGLKAITTPDDKTIVFHLPKANSDFQEVLGLVSASPVRQDMDTKSKYGLKPFSSGPYKFDSYSPGKSLTLVRNTNWKQSSDPIRKAYPDKITVQFYSDANQLDQRLLNGDLDLDINQTGMSPQGRTTALKEHKANLDNPISGYIRYAAFPQSVKPFDNVECRKAVILGADHVSLQTARGGPIAGGDIGTNMLPPSVPGAEGQKYDPYGISGADKNGNVEKAKAALKACGKPNGFSTTIAVRNNKPVEVATAQSLQASLKKIGINAQIDQFDGSQTTGIIGSPSNVKKKGYGIIIMGWGPDFPTVQGFGLPLWDSKYIAPSGNNNFSLINDKTIDGLFDQYVTTLDEAGKTKISTEINHKVMEGAYYLPFTFEKFINWRSDNLANVYTTDNYSGTYDFVNLGLKNPKK